The nucleotide window GCCGCCGCCTGGCTGCGGATGCGCCAGCCCGCCCTGCTCGCCTCGGCCAGGATCGCGGTCGAGGACGGTGAGCTGGACACCCTGGCCAGGAGGCTGGTGGCCGCGCTCGTACGGGCACTGGCCGTGCACCGCGGAACCGAGGAGGCGGCGCCGGAGCTGTACGGGCTGCACCGGCTGGTCCTCGATGTCGCCGAACGCCGCGATCTGCCGCGCGAGAAGGCCGCGGCTCTGCTCAACCTCGCCGACCTGGACGCCCGGACCGGCCGCACGCAGGACGCGATCACCCGCTACCGGGCCGCGCTGGACGCCGGACGCGAGGCGAAGGACCTGTACGCGACCGGCCGTGCGATGGAATCCGTAGGCGGGGCGTACGCCGAGCTCGGGGACTACCACCGGGCCTCCGACTGGTACGGCAGGGCGCTCGCGCAGCGGCTCAGCCAGGGTGAGCGGGCCGACGAGGCGCGGCTGTACGGACGCCTCGGCGCCGTCCACACGTATGCCGGGCGGTACGGCGAGGCCCTGCGGAACTGGCGGGCCGCAGCGGCCGGGCACCGCAGGCTCGGGGACGTGCCCGCCCAGGCGCGGGCGCTCAGTGAGGCCGCACGGGTGCAGGAGTACGCGGGCCGCCCGCAGGAGTCGCTCCACACCTGCCGGGAAGCGGTGGAGCTGGCGCGGCAGGCGCAGGACGTACGGCTCCAGGCGGCGCTCCAGCTCAGACTGGCCGACACGCTGGACCGGCTGGGAGACCCCGCGGCCGCGGGGCTGCACCGGGGTGCGGCCGACAGATTGCTGGGTGAGGAGGGTTCTGCCTACGAAATCCGTAGCGCTTCGGCAGAAAGTTAATGCTTTGTAAGGCTAGACAGCGCGAAGTCCTTCATTAGACTGGCTCCCGCCGCGTGTCACTGCGGTGTCTCCATTTATGCTGGGTGTATCCGGGTATCCACCGCTATGCCCGGACCCCCTCCGAGCCAAGGACCGTGATCGACGTGAAGGTCGGCATCCCCCGCGAAGTCAAGAACAACGAGTTCCGGGTGGCGATCACCCCCGCCGGAGTGCATGAGCTCGCCCGCCATGGCCACCAGGTCCTGGTCGAGCGGAACGCCGGCGCCGGTTCGTCCATCACGGACGAGGAGTACGTCGCCGCCGGAGCGCAGATCCTGGCCACGGCCGACGAGGTCTGGGCCGCCGCCGACCTGCTGCTCAAGGTGAAGGAGCCGGTCGCCGAGGAGTACCACCGCCTCCGCAAGGGCCAGACGCTCTTCACCTACCTGCACCTCGCCGCCTCCCGCGCGTGCACGGACGCGCTGCTCGCGTCGGGTACCACGGCCATCGCGTACGAGACGGTGGAGACAGCCAACCGCGCGCTGCCGCTGCTCGCCCCCATGTCCGAGGTCGCGGGCCGGCTGGCCCCGCAGGTCGGCGCGTACCACCTGATGCGCTCGGTCGGCGGCCGCGGTGTGCTGCCCGGCGGCGTCCCCGGCACCGCCGCGGGCGAGGCCGTCGTCATCGGCGGTGGCGTCTCCGGCTGGAACGCCACGCAGATCGCCGTCGGCCTGGGCTTCCACGTCACGCTGCTCGACCGCGACATCAACAAGCTCCGCGAGGCCGACAAGATCTTCGGCACCAGGGTGCAGACGGTCGTCTCCAACGCCTTCGAACTGGAGAAGGCGGTCGTCGAGGCGGACCTCGTCATCGGCGCCGTTCTGATCCCCGGAGCGAAGGCCCCGAAGCTGGTCACCAACGAGCTCGTCGCCAAGATGAAGCCCGGAAGTGTACTTGTCGACATTGCAATCGATCAGGGTGGCTGCTTCGAGGACTCGCACCCGACGACGCACGCCGAGCCGATCTTCAGGGTCCACAACTCGGTCTTCTATTGCGTGGCCAACATGCCGGGCGCGGTGCCGAACAC belongs to Streptomyces finlayi and includes:
- the ald gene encoding alanine dehydrogenase is translated as MKVGIPREVKNNEFRVAITPAGVHELARHGHQVLVERNAGAGSSITDEEYVAAGAQILATADEVWAAADLLLKVKEPVAEEYHRLRKGQTLFTYLHLAASRACTDALLASGTTAIAYETVETANRALPLLAPMSEVAGRLAPQVGAYHLMRSVGGRGVLPGGVPGTAAGEAVVIGGGVSGWNATQIAVGLGFHVTLLDRDINKLREADKIFGTRVQTVVSNAFELEKAVVEADLVIGAVLIPGAKAPKLVTNELVAKMKPGSVLVDIAIDQGGCFEDSHPTTHAEPIFRVHNSVFYCVANMPGAVPNTSTYALTNATLPYIVELANRGWVEALRRDAALAKGLNTHDGQVVYREVAEAHGLDHVELSSLLG